The Linepithema humile isolate Giens D197 chromosome 7, Lhum_UNIL_v1.0, whole genome shotgun sequence genome has a window encoding:
- the LOC105669993 gene encoding coiled-coil domain-containing protein 43, translated as MAVAAGSFDAWLSEKLQALNTDESVFATYIKGILEGDESEDEKTEALESILAGVTEDNISKHVAEILSAWAEWLPAEDIAAAPPPTEDVDVRLARMLESQSLPTMIQRNYTAEERRIREAILAQYSQMSDEENSEGDGEEDGASGGDCGIEKNLNAATIVQQEREKREKAKLESQKKKEKDKEDREKQKQLKEEKKEKRKTQKGERRR; from the exons ATGGCGGTCGCGGCAGGTTCCTTCGACGCTTGGCTCAGCGAAAAGCTCCAGGCGCTGAATACGGATGAGAGTGTTTTCGCTACGTACATCAAGGGTATCCTCGAAGGCGATGAATCCGAAGACGAGAAAACGGAGGCGCTCGAAAGCATACTCGCAGGTGTTACA GAGGATAATATCAGCAAACATGTAGCGGAAATCTTAAGTGCATGGGCAGAGTGGTTGCCAGCTGAAGATATAGCTGCAGCACCTCCACCAACAGAAGATGTGGATGTTAGATTGGCACGGATGCTGGAATCACAAAGTCTGCCCACAATGATACAGAGAAATTACACAGCCGAAGAGAGACGAATACGGGAGGCTATATTAGCACAATACAGTCAAATGTCGGATGAAGAAAATAGCGAAGGAGATGGGGAGGAGGATGGAGCCAGTGGCGGAGACTGTGGgattgaaaagaatttaaatgcAGCAACTATCGTACaacaagaaagagaaaagagagaaaaggctAAGCTTGAGAgccaaaaaaagaaagagaaagacaaAGAGGACAG agAAAAGCAAAAGCAAttgaaagaagagaagaaggagaaaagaaaaacccAAAAAGGAGAAAGGCGAAGGTAG